One stretch of Methyloversatilis sp. RAC08 DNA includes these proteins:
- the glyS gene encoding glycine--tRNA ligase subunit beta encodes MHATLLVELLTEELPPKALSRLGEVFADGVFKALVERKLVAADARMDRYASPRRLALTLQNVTDRAPDAVVDEKLMPVAVALDADGRPTPALLKKLQAKNIPVEALPQFTRRMDGKSETLFYAMTVPGAALDDVLAGIVLDALKKLPIPKLMRWSDCDFQFVRPVHGLVMLHGDRIVPGQAFGHASGRSTRGHRFMGEGEVTLAGADEYARTLYERGSVMASFEARRALITQKLAQACTALGEGVHHVDDAALVDEVTALVEYPVVYVAQFEPEFLAVPQECLILTMKANQKYFPLLDASGKLLNRFLVVSNMQVADAHNIVSGNERVVRARLSDARFFFEQDKKTPLAGRITKMESVVYHNRLGSQFDRVMRIQRLATEIAHLLDADVLATARAALLAKADLMTDMVGEFPELQGVMGRYYAQYDGETDAVAAAVEQHYRPRFAGDALPEGDVACAVSLADKIDALVGFFGIGQIPTGDKDPFALRRAALGVLRILMEASLPLDLGQLVQIAAGGFRAGQIGTGETAGFAAQLLDFMQERLRNLLKEGGHDARAIDAVLALRPVRIDLVPAKLAAVVAFCELAEAQSLAAANKRIVNILKKAGEVGDVIDPALFTEDAEVELNHALSTANMMAHQHIERGNYAGALSALAMLRAPVDRFFDDVMVNADDAAVRANRLALLGQLAAAMNAVADISRLELKD; translated from the coding sequence ATGCACGCCACATTACTGGTCGAACTGCTGACCGAAGAGTTGCCGCCGAAAGCGCTGTCGCGACTGGGCGAAGTGTTCGCCGACGGCGTTTTCAAGGCGCTGGTCGAGCGCAAGCTGGTCGCCGCCGATGCGCGCATGGACCGCTACGCCAGTCCGCGCCGCCTTGCACTCACACTGCAGAACGTGACCGACCGCGCGCCCGATGCCGTGGTCGATGAAAAGCTGATGCCGGTCGCCGTCGCACTCGATGCCGACGGCAGGCCGACGCCGGCGCTGCTGAAGAAGCTTCAGGCGAAGAACATCCCGGTCGAGGCGCTGCCGCAGTTCACGCGCCGGATGGACGGCAAGAGCGAAACCCTGTTTTACGCGATGACGGTGCCCGGCGCCGCGCTCGACGACGTACTGGCCGGCATCGTGCTCGACGCATTGAAGAAGCTGCCGATTCCCAAGCTGATGCGCTGGTCCGATTGCGACTTCCAGTTCGTGCGCCCGGTGCACGGGTTGGTCATGCTGCATGGTGATCGCATCGTGCCGGGTCAGGCTTTCGGCCATGCGTCCGGCCGCAGCACGCGCGGCCACCGCTTCATGGGCGAGGGCGAGGTGACGCTGGCGGGCGCTGACGAGTACGCGCGCACGCTGTACGAACGCGGTTCGGTCATGGCCTCGTTCGAGGCGCGCCGCGCGCTCATCACGCAGAAGCTGGCCCAGGCCTGCACCGCGCTGGGCGAGGGCGTGCACCACGTCGACGACGCAGCGCTGGTCGACGAAGTGACGGCGCTGGTCGAGTATCCGGTCGTGTACGTCGCGCAGTTCGAACCGGAATTCCTGGCGGTGCCGCAGGAGTGCCTCATCCTGACGATGAAGGCCAACCAGAAGTACTTCCCGCTGCTCGATGCCTCCGGCAAGCTGCTCAACCGCTTTCTCGTCGTGTCCAACATGCAGGTGGCCGATGCGCACAACATCGTGTCCGGCAACGAACGCGTGGTGCGCGCCCGCCTGTCCGATGCGCGATTCTTCTTCGAGCAGGACAAGAAGACACCGCTGGCCGGACGCATCACGAAGATGGAATCGGTGGTCTATCACAACCGCCTCGGCAGCCAGTTCGACCGCGTCATGCGCATCCAGCGGCTGGCGACGGAAATCGCGCATCTGCTCGATGCCGATGTGCTGGCGACGGCGCGCGCGGCGCTGTTGGCCAAGGCCGATCTGATGACCGACATGGTGGGCGAGTTTCCGGAGCTGCAGGGCGTCATGGGGCGCTACTACGCGCAGTACGACGGCGAGACCGATGCCGTGGCGGCGGCGGTCGAGCAGCACTATCGCCCGCGCTTTGCCGGCGATGCATTGCCGGAAGGCGATGTCGCCTGCGCCGTATCGCTGGCCGACAAGATCGATGCGCTGGTCGGCTTCTTCGGCATCGGCCAGATTCCGACCGGCGACAAGGACCCGTTCGCGCTGCGGCGCGCGGCACTTGGCGTGCTGCGCATACTGATGGAAGCGTCGCTGCCGCTCGATCTCGGTCAGCTGGTGCAGATTGCGGCCGGTGGTTTCCGTGCCGGCCAGATCGGTACCGGCGAAACAGCCGGATTCGCTGCACAGCTGCTCGATTTCATGCAGGAGCGTCTGCGCAACCTGCTCAAGGAGGGCGGCCACGATGCGCGCGCAATCGATGCCGTGCTGGCGCTCAGACCGGTGCGCATCGATCTGGTGCCGGCCAAGCTCGCCGCCGTCGTTGCGTTCTGCGAACTGGCTGAAGCGCAGTCGCTTGCAGCGGCCAACAAGCGCATCGTGAACATCCTGAAGAAAGCGGGCGAAGTCGGCGATGTCATCGATCCTGCGCTGTTCACGGAAGATGCCGAGGTCGAACTGAACCATGCGCTGAGCACTGCGAACATGATGGCGCATCAGCATATCGAACGCGGCAACTATGCCGGCGCGCTGAGCGCGCTGGCGATGCTGCGTGCGCCGGTCGATCGTTTCTTCGACGATGTCATGGTGAACGCCGACGATGCAGCCGTACGTGCGAACCGGCTTGCACTGCTCGGTCAGCTGGCCGCGGCAATGAATGCCGTGGCGGATATTTCGCGGCTCGAATTGAAAGATTGA
- a CDS encoding lysophospholipid acyltransferase family protein produces MTLVRSVLFFLFLAVITPPFSLIAILVRPLPPRVRYRIIGAWTRLTMLALRFIVGLHYRVIGRENLPSHSAVVLCKHQSAWETLSLQLILPRVAFVFKKELLRIPFFGWGLACMPMIAIDRSAGKDALVQVEEQGRVLLEQGFWVTVFPEGTRMPPGQTRRYKVGGARLAQVTGALVVPIAHNAGDYWKRNAFLKYPGEIVVSIGPPIATQGLTTEQINGHAQVWIESEMRRLFPHHYEAEHLSAAA; encoded by the coding sequence ATGACCCTCGTTCGCTCCGTCCTGTTCTTCCTGTTCCTCGCCGTCATCACGCCGCCGTTCTCGTTGATTGCCATCCTGGTGAGGCCGCTGCCGCCGCGCGTTCGCTATCGCATCATCGGTGCCTGGACCCGTCTCACGATGCTCGCGCTGCGTTTCATCGTCGGCCTGCATTACCGTGTCATCGGCCGCGAGAACCTGCCCTCGCACAGTGCGGTCGTGCTGTGCAAGCATCAGTCGGCGTGGGAGACACTGAGCCTGCAGCTGATCCTGCCGCGCGTCGCCTTCGTATTCAAGAAGGAGCTGCTGCGCATCCCGTTCTTCGGCTGGGGGCTGGCATGCATGCCGATGATCGCGATCGACCGCTCGGCCGGCAAGGACGCGCTGGTGCAGGTGGAAGAGCAGGGCCGCGTGCTGCTCGAACAGGGTTTCTGGGTGACCGTTTTTCCGGAGGGCACACGCATGCCACCCGGGCAGACACGACGCTACAAGGTCGGTGGCGCGCGGCTCGCACAGGTGACCGGTGCGCTCGTGGTACCGATTGCGCACAACGCGGGCGACTACTGGAAGCGCAACGCCTTCCTGAAGTATCCGGGCGAAATCGTCGTGAGCATCGGCCCCCCGATTGCGACGCAGGGCTTGACGACCGAACAGATCAACGGGCACGCTCAGGTCTGGATCGAAAGTGAAATGCGTCGACTTTTTCCGCATCACTATGAAGCCGAACACCTGTCCGCAGCAGCTTGA
- the glyQ gene encoding glycine--tRNA ligase subunit alpha: protein MSAAPTFQEVLLRLSRFWGDQNCALLQPYDIEVGAGTFHTATFLRAIGPEPWRAAYVQPSRRPKDGRYGENPNRLQHYYQFQVALKPSPPNIQELYIDSLRALGLDPSQHDIRFVEDDWESPTLGAWGLGWEVWLDGMEVTQFTYFQEVGSIPCKPVLGEITYGAERLAMYLQGVENVYDLVWAPGIRYGDVYHQNEVEQSTYNFEHSNVEWLFRQFGDYESEAKRLIEVGLPLPGYEMVMKASHSFNLLDARGAISVTERAAYIGRVRALARLVAQAYYASREQRGFPMADLTSPRLRALLGEEECSRIEALRAA, encoded by the coding sequence ATGTCCGCCGCACCCACATTCCAGGAAGTCCTGCTGCGTCTGTCCCGCTTCTGGGGCGACCAGAACTGCGCCCTGCTGCAGCCCTATGACATCGAGGTCGGTGCCGGCACCTTCCATACCGCCACCTTCCTGCGCGCCATCGGCCCCGAGCCCTGGCGCGCCGCCTACGTACAGCCGTCGCGCCGTCCGAAGGATGGTCGCTATGGCGAGAACCCGAACCGGCTGCAGCACTATTACCAGTTCCAGGTCGCGCTGAAGCCATCGCCGCCGAACATCCAGGAGCTGTACATCGACAGCCTGCGTGCGCTGGGGCTGGACCCGTCGCAGCACGACATCCGCTTCGTCGAGGACGACTGGGAATCGCCGACGCTGGGTGCCTGGGGGCTGGGCTGGGAAGTGTGGCTGGATGGCATGGAAGTCACGCAGTTCACCTATTTCCAGGAAGTCGGGTCGATTCCTTGCAAGCCGGTGCTCGGCGAGATCACCTACGGCGCCGAGCGCCTGGCGATGTATCTGCAGGGTGTCGAGAACGTGTATGACCTGGTGTGGGCGCCGGGCATCCGCTACGGCGATGTCTATCATCAGAACGAGGTCGAGCAGTCGACCTACAACTTCGAACATTCGAATGTCGAGTGGTTGTTCAGGCAATTTGGCGACTACGAGTCGGAAGCGAAGCGCCTGATCGAAGTCGGCCTGCCGCTGCCCGGCTATGAGATGGTCATGAAGGCATCGCACAGCTTCAACCTGCTCGATGCGCGCGGCGCGATTTCGGTCACCGAGCGTGCCGCCTACATCGGTCGCGTACGCGCACTGGCGCGACTGGTGGCGCAGGCCTACTACGCGTCGCGCGAGCAGCGCGGCTTTCCGATGGCCGACCTGACGAGCCCGCGCCTGCGCGCACTGCTGGGCGAAGAAGAGTGCAGCCGCATCGAAGCGCTGCGCGCCGCCTGA
- a CDS encoding HlyC/CorC family transporter, with protein sequence MDSSPSAPHRPGFLERLSHLLMREPEDRDQLLALLHSAFERNLLDADALSIIEGALQVSDMPVRDVMIPRAQMDCVDIEDPLEKIVDTALRTAHSRFPVIGDNRDDVIGILLAKDLLRLVAGHDDSLRDMLRPAVFIPESKRLNVLLREFRASRNHMAIVVDEYGGVAGLVTIEDVLEQIVGDIEDEYDFDESADNIRIDQAGRYRVKAATEIEDFNEVFATEFEDDAFDTVGGLVIHQLGRLPKRGEVIQLQDLRFTVLRADSRRVHTLMVDRIKPATPIDAALVE encoded by the coding sequence ATGGACAGTAGTCCTTCCGCCCCGCATCGCCCGGGTTTTCTCGAACGGCTGAGCCATCTTCTGATGCGCGAACCGGAGGACCGGGACCAGTTGCTGGCGCTGCTGCACTCCGCCTTCGAACGCAATCTGCTTGACGCGGATGCCCTGTCGATCATCGAAGGCGCGCTCCAGGTGTCCGACATGCCGGTGCGTGACGTGATGATTCCGCGCGCCCAGATGGATTGCGTAGACATCGAAGACCCGCTGGAAAAGATCGTCGACACCGCGCTGCGCACCGCGCACTCGCGTTTCCCGGTCATCGGCGACAACCGCGATGACGTCATCGGCATCCTGCTCGCCAAGGATCTGTTGCGGCTGGTGGCCGGCCACGACGACAGCCTGCGCGACATGTTGCGCCCGGCAGTGTTCATCCCCGAATCGAAGCGGCTCAACGTGCTGCTGCGCGAATTCCGCGCCAGCCGCAACCACATGGCCATCGTCGTGGATGAATACGGCGGTGTGGCAGGTCTGGTGACGATCGAGGACGTGCTGGAGCAGATCGTCGGTGACATCGAGGACGAGTACGACTTCGACGAGTCGGCCGACAATATCCGCATCGATCAGGCCGGGCGCTATCGCGTCAAGGCGGCGACCGAGATCGAGGATTTCAACGAGGTTTTCGCGACCGAGTTCGAAGACGACGCCTTCGATACGGTCGGCGGTCTGGTCATACATCAGCTCGGCCGCCTGCCCAAACGCGGTGAAGTCATCCAGCTGCAGGATCTGCGTTTCACCGTGCTGCGCGCCGACAGTCGGCGCGTGCACACGCTGATGGTGGATCGCATCAAGCCGGCCACGCCGATCGACGCAGCGTTGGTCGAATGA
- a CDS encoding PhoH family protein gives MKTKPLELLLEPLDNTRLANLCGVLDENLRQLETAYDVEIARRGENFRVSGDPVQSQRAIVALRHFYSVAKDHLSVDAIQLGLIELSNRGLPEPGAPTLLTRKSNLHSRTPRQAQYLKQIQEHDITFGIGPAGTGKTYLAVASAVDALERETVARIVLTRPAVEAGERLGFLPGDLAQKVDPYLRPLYDALYELMGFERVARAFERQVIEIAPLAYMRGRTLNNAFIILDEAQNTTPEQMKMFLTRMGIGSKAVITGDLTQVDLPRGHKSGLGEARKVLHDVRGIATTEFLAEDVVRHPLVARIVSAYERFEAQREAEEAMRRGPRG, from the coding sequence TTGAAAACCAAACCGCTCGAGTTGCTGCTCGAACCGCTGGACAACACCCGGCTGGCCAATCTGTGCGGCGTGCTGGACGAAAACCTGCGCCAGCTGGAAACCGCCTACGACGTCGAGATCGCCCGCCGCGGCGAAAATTTCCGCGTCAGCGGCGATCCGGTGCAGTCGCAGCGGGCCATCGTTGCGCTGCGCCACTTCTACAGCGTCGCCAAGGACCACCTGAGTGTCGATGCCATCCAGCTCGGCCTGATCGAACTGTCGAACCGCGGGCTGCCCGAACCCGGAGCGCCGACGCTGCTGACGCGCAAGAGCAATCTGCACAGCCGCACGCCGCGCCAGGCGCAGTACCTCAAACAGATCCAGGAACACGACATCACCTTCGGCATCGGCCCGGCCGGCACCGGCAAGACCTATCTGGCGGTGGCCAGCGCCGTCGACGCGCTGGAACGCGAAACGGTCGCGCGCATCGTGCTGACCCGCCCGGCGGTCGAGGCCGGGGAGCGGCTCGGTTTCCTGCCTGGCGATCTGGCGCAGAAGGTCGATCCCTATCTGCGGCCGCTGTACGACGCGCTGTACGAACTGATGGGATTCGAGCGCGTGGCGCGCGCCTTCGAACGCCAGGTGATCGAAATCGCGCCGCTGGCCTACATGCGTGGCCGCACGCTGAACAACGCCTTCATCATTCTCGATGAGGCACAGAACACCACGCCGGAACAGATGAAGATGTTCCTGACCCGCATGGGCATCGGTTCCAAGGCGGTCATCACCGGCGACCTGACGCAGGTCGATCTGCCGCGCGGACACAAAAGCGGGCTGGGCGAAGCACGCAAGGTGCTGCACGACGTGCGCGGCATCGCCACGACCGAATTCCTCGCCGAGGATGTCGTACGCCATCCGCTGGTGGCGCGCATCGTGTCCGCCTACGAACGGTTCGAAGCGCAGCGCGAGGCCGAAGAAGCCATGCGCAGGGGACCGCGCGGCTGA
- the gmhB gene encoding D-glycero-beta-D-manno-heptose 1,7-bisphosphate 7-phosphatase, with protein MKLIILDRDGVINYDSDQFIKSPQEWRPIEGSLEAIALLNQFGWRVVVATNQSGVGRGLFDMDTLAAIHEKMHRSLAQTGGRIDAIFFCPHAADSKCACRKPKPGMLLEIASRFNVDLADVPVVGDSLRDLQAADAAGAQPVLVRTGKGTKTEADPALPRGARIYDNLAAMVRALTVNAN; from the coding sequence ATGAAACTGATCATCCTCGACCGCGACGGCGTCATCAATTACGACTCCGACCAGTTCATCAAGTCGCCGCAGGAATGGCGACCGATAGAAGGTTCGCTCGAAGCGATCGCGCTGCTGAACCAGTTCGGCTGGCGCGTCGTGGTGGCGACCAACCAGTCGGGTGTCGGTCGTGGACTGTTCGACATGGACACGCTGGCCGCGATCCACGAAAAGATGCACCGTTCGCTTGCCCAGACCGGCGGCCGTATCGACGCCATCTTCTTCTGCCCGCACGCGGCCGATTCGAAGTGCGCCTGCCGCAAGCCGAAGCCGGGCATGCTGCTGGAGATCGCCAGTCGCTTCAATGTGGATCTGGCGGACGTGCCGGTGGTCGGTGACAGCCTGCGCGACCTGCAGGCCGCCGATGCGGCCGGCGCGCAGCCGGTGCTGGTGCGCACCGGCAAGGGCACGAAAACCGAAGCCGATCCGGCGCTGCCGCGCGGCGCCCGGATCTATGACAATCTGGCCGCCATGGTGCGTGCACTCACGGTGAATGCCAACTGA
- the gloA gene encoding lactoylglutathione lyase, with product MRILHTMLRVGQLDRSIEFYTKVLGMRLLRRQDYPDGKFTLAFIGYQDESEGAVLELTHNWDTDAYEMGNAYGHIALEVDDAYATCDQVRALGGRVVREAGPMKHGTTVIAFVEDPDGYKIEFIQRGTSGAG from the coding sequence ATGAGAATCCTGCACACCATGCTGCGCGTCGGTCAGCTCGACCGTTCGATCGAGTTCTATACCAAGGTGCTCGGCATGCGCCTGCTGCGCCGGCAGGACTATCCGGACGGCAAGTTCACTCTCGCCTTCATCGGCTACCAGGACGAATCGGAAGGCGCCGTGCTCGAACTGACGCACAACTGGGACACCGACGCCTACGAGATGGGCAACGCCTACGGCCACATTGCGCTGGAAGTCGATGACGCCTATGCAACCTGCGATCAGGTCAGGGCACTGGGTGGTCGCGTGGTGCGCGAAGCCGGTCCGATGAAGCATGGTACGACCGTGATCGCCTTCGTCGAGGACCCGGACGGCTACAAGATCGAATTCATCCAGCGCGGCACATCGGGCGCCGGCTGA
- the ybeY gene encoding rRNA maturation RNase YbeY produces the protein MRLNLSVQYACARDGCPPRTDVLRWVRAALDEEVVLRADITVRFVDADEGRALNVDYRGRDYATNVLSFPYEQGAHLAGDLVVCQPVLATEASAQCKPFAQHAAHLIVHGTLHLQGRDHETSDADAEAMETEERRILAGLGLPDPYADDC, from the coding sequence ATGCGGCTGAACCTGTCGGTGCAGTACGCCTGCGCGCGCGACGGCTGTCCACCGCGCACCGATGTCCTGCGCTGGGTGCGTGCCGCACTCGACGAGGAGGTCGTCTTGCGTGCCGACATCACGGTGCGCTTCGTCGACGCCGATGAAGGTCGTGCGCTCAATGTCGACTACCGCGGCCGTGATTACGCGACCAATGTGCTGTCGTTCCCGTACGAGCAGGGCGCGCATCTGGCGGGTGATCTCGTCGTCTGCCAACCGGTGCTCGCGACCGAGGCAAGCGCACAGTGCAAGCCTTTCGCACAGCACGCTGCACACCTGATCGTGCACGGCACGCTGCATCTGCAGGGTCGGGACCACGAAACGTCGGACGCCGACGCCGAGGCGATGGAGACGGAAGAACGGCGCATCCTGGCCGGTCTGGGTCTGCCTGATCCGTACGCCGACGACTGCTGA
- a CDS encoding M48 family metallopeptidase, producing MKPNTCPQQLELALDTPEHTAPPPLRGRHIVLGQQIVEYALRRSRRRSIGFSIGESGLRVTAPHWVTLPQIEEALREKQRWIFTKLGEVRARRAPVRTDWRDGARLPWLGGHVTLRLGDTCARPMIDDDVLRLPLPADADHDRVRDAVCAFLQREALTRFTRRATELGERIGVSPSRVMLSSANTLWGTCTAQGVIRLNWRLIHFSPAMIDYVIAHELAHLKELNHSRAFWDTVALILPGFEAARRELRTQHPGRIVAH from the coding sequence ATGAAGCCGAACACCTGTCCGCAGCAGCTTGAGTTGGCCCTCGATACGCCGGAACACACCGCGCCGCCGCCGCTGCGCGGGCGTCACATCGTGCTTGGTCAGCAGATCGTCGAGTACGCGCTGCGGCGTTCGCGTCGCCGCTCGATCGGTTTCTCGATCGGTGAGTCCGGGCTGCGCGTGACCGCGCCACACTGGGTGACGCTGCCGCAGATCGAGGAGGCGCTGCGCGAGAAGCAGCGCTGGATATTCACCAAACTGGGCGAAGTGCGCGCGCGCCGTGCACCGGTGCGCACCGACTGGCGCGATGGCGCCCGGCTGCCCTGGCTGGGCGGCCATGTGACGCTGCGCCTTGGCGACACCTGCGCCCGGCCGATGATCGACGATGACGTGCTGCGTCTGCCGCTGCCGGCCGACGCCGATCACGACCGCGTGCGCGATGCGGTGTGTGCCTTCCTGCAGCGTGAAGCGCTCACGCGTTTCACCCGGCGGGCGACAGAACTGGGTGAGCGCATCGGCGTGTCGCCCTCGCGCGTCATGCTCAGTTCGGCCAATACGCTGTGGGGCACCTGCACTGCGCAGGGCGTGATACGGCTGAACTGGCGCCTTATCCACTTCTCACCTGCGATGATCGATTACGTGATCGCACACGAGCTGGCACATCTGAAGGAACTGAATCACTCGCGCGCCTTCTGGGATACCGTGGCGCTTATCCTGCCCGGCTTCGAAGCCGCGCGACGCGAACTGCGTACCCAGCATCCGGGTCGCATCGTCGCCCATTGA
- the lnt gene encoding apolipoprotein N-acyltransferase produces the protein MKPVVRLAAAGAAGLLAVAGFAPLGLFALPLLSLATLLWLTDRCDPRTAALTGFVFGLGWFLGGVSWVHVSLHDFGGMPMAISLLATFLFCVYLSFFPAAACAAQCWLRPGRVLYAPLFAGLWALTEWLRGTLLTGFPWLASGYAHAPPSPLAGYVPVFGVHGAGWVAALIAALLAAAALQRMTWRPAILSLVALLAGGALLGAVRWTEPTGRTLTVSLLQGNVPQSLKWVPERLPDSMQTYLELARTWPADLVVLPETAIPVPYDEIDPAWLAEVRRTGADVLMGAITIGRDDDGTARYFNSAVALGRDDARYSKSHLVAFGEFTPPLFAWTLSLLSIPMSDFGRGAPVQPPLDLAGEKVAVNICYEDVFGEELIAAARDATLLVNVSNTAWFGDSLAQPQHLQIAQLRALEMGRPMLRATNTGMTAAIGADGRIIAALPPFERAGLRVELSGQQGLTPFMRWGNAPVVIGALLLIGAAMVRRKASR, from the coding sequence ATGAAGCCGGTGGTCAGGCTGGCCGCAGCCGGTGCGGCCGGTCTGCTGGCGGTTGCCGGATTCGCGCCGCTCGGCCTGTTTGCGCTCCCGCTGCTGTCGCTCGCCACGCTGCTGTGGCTGACCGACCGTTGCGATCCGCGCACTGCCGCGCTGACCGGCTTCGTGTTCGGTCTGGGTTGGTTCCTCGGCGGCGTGTCCTGGGTGCATGTCAGCCTGCACGACTTCGGTGGCATGCCGATGGCGATTTCACTGCTCGCCACCTTCCTGTTCTGCGTCTATCTGTCCTTCTTCCCGGCGGCGGCCTGCGCAGCACAGTGCTGGCTGCGCCCCGGTCGCGTGCTTTACGCACCGCTGTTTGCCGGTCTGTGGGCACTGACCGAATGGCTGCGCGGCACGCTGCTGACCGGGTTCCCGTGGCTGGCCAGCGGCTATGCGCACGCGCCGCCGAGCCCGCTGGCGGGGTACGTGCCGGTGTTCGGCGTGCACGGCGCAGGCTGGGTCGCTGCATTGATTGCCGCCCTGCTCGCGGCGGCGGCGCTGCAGCGGATGACCTGGCGGCCGGCCATCTTGTCGCTGGTCGCGCTGCTGGCGGGTGGCGCGCTGCTCGGCGCCGTCCGCTGGACCGAGCCCACGGGCCGCACGCTGACCGTGAGCCTGCTGCAGGGCAATGTGCCGCAAAGCCTGAAGTGGGTACCTGAACGTCTGCCCGACTCGATGCAGACCTATCTCGAGCTCGCGCGCACCTGGCCCGCCGATCTGGTCGTGCTGCCGGAAACCGCCATCCCGGTGCCGTACGACGAAATCGATCCGGCCTGGCTGGCCGAAGTGCGGCGCACCGGCGCCGATGTGCTCATGGGTGCCATCACCATCGGTCGCGATGACGATGGCACCGCCCGCTACTTCAACAGCGCGGTCGCACTGGGCCGTGACGATGCGCGCTACAGCAAGTCGCATCTGGTGGCGTTCGGCGAATTCACGCCGCCGCTGTTCGCGTGGACGCTTTCGCTTTTGTCGATCCCAATGTCCGACTTCGGCCGCGGCGCGCCGGTGCAGCCGCCGCTCGATCTGGCGGGCGAGAAGGTCGCGGTGAACATCTGCTACGAAGACGTGTTCGGCGAGGAACTGATCGCCGCGGCGCGCGATGCAACGCTGCTGGTCAATGTGTCCAATACTGCCTGGTTCGGCGATTCGCTGGCGCAGCCACAGCATCTGCAGATCGCGCAGCTGCGTGCGCTGGAAATGGGCCGGCCGATGCTGCGCGCCACCAATACCGGCATGACGGCCGCGATCGGCGCCGACGGTCGCATCATCGCTGCGCTGCCGCCGTTCGAGCGTGCCGGACTGCGTGTCGAACTGTCCGGCCAGCAGGGCCTGACGCCCTTCATGCGCTGGGGCAATGCGCCGGTGGTCATCGGCGCGCTGCTGCTGATCGGGGCGGCGATGGTGCGGCGCAAGGCGAGCCGGTAG